A portion of the Lolium rigidum isolate FL_2022 chromosome 1, APGP_CSIRO_Lrig_0.1, whole genome shotgun sequence genome contains these proteins:
- the LOC124683607 gene encoding berberine bridge enzyme-like Cyn d 4, protein MALSRSLAAVLFIFLSCYATVPSLATSDGFLQCLSAAIPEELLYMQSSPSFTSVLVSSIRNPKFSTPSMVKPLVIVTPTNASHVQAAVVCGRQNDVRIRVRSGGHDYEGLSYRSARPEVFAVVDLANLRSVSVDQTAATAWVDSGATLGELYYAISKASNTLAFPAGLCPTIGVGGHLSGGGFGMLLRKYGAAIDNVLDATLVDANGRLLDKEAMGADVFWAIRGGGGASFGIVLSWKVNLVSVPPTVTMFSVPKSVNEGAVDVLTKWQEVAPALPDDLFIRVVVQKQGANFQSMYLGTCDTLLPLMASSFPELGLNRAHCKEMSWIQSVPYIYLGSTATVEDILNRATSTTSFSKATSDYVRQAIPKDVWVQIFAWLSKPNGGLMITEPYGGKISSFPETATPFPHRDGVLYNIQYMNFWSADTDGSAQTKWLKDFYTFMAPYVSQNPREAYVNYRDLDLGENNVVGNVTNYEAAKVWGEKYYKGNFERLAMAKGEVDPDDYFRNEQSIPPLVASK, encoded by the coding sequence ATGGCCTTGTCTAGGAGCTTAGCAGCGGTCctgttcatcttcctctcgtgctATGCAACCGTCCCTTCCCTAGCTACCTCCGACGGCTTCCTCCAATGCCTCTCGGCAGCCATACCGGAGGAGCTCCTGTACATGCAGAGCTCGCCTTCGTTCACGTCCGTCCTGGTGTCCTCCATCCGGAACCCCAAGTTCTCCACGCCTAGCATGGTGAAGCCGCTCGTCATCGTCACGCCGACGAACGCTTCCCACGTCCAGGCCGCCGTCGTCTGCGGCCGCCAGAACGACGTGCGCATCCGCGTGCGCAGCGGCGGCCACGACTACGAGGGCCTCTCGTACCGCTCCGCTCGCCCCGAGGTGTTCGCCGTTGTGGACCTGGCCAACCTCCGCTCCGTGAGCGTCGACCAGACGGCAGCCACCGCGTGGGTGGACTCCGGCGCGACGCTCGGAGAGCTGTACTACGCGATTTCGAAGGCGAGCAACACGCTGGCTTTCCCGGCCGGCCTGTGCCCGACGATCGGCGTGGGCGGCCATCTCAGCGGGGGCGGGTTCGGCATGCTGCTGCGGAAGTACGGCGCCGCCATCGACAACGTCTTGGACGCCACGCTGGTTGACGCCAACGGGAGGCTCCTGGACAAGGAGGCCATGGGAGCGGACGTGTTCTGGgccattcgcggcggcggcggcgcgagcttcGGCATCGTGCTGTCGTGGAAGGTGAACCTCGTGTCCGTCCCGCCGACTGTGACAATGTTTAGCGTCCCTAAGTCTGTCAACGAGGGCGCGGTAGACGTACTCACTAAGTGGCAAGAAGTCGCCCCAGCTCTTCCCGATGACCTGTTCATAAGGGTGGTCGTCCAGAAGCAGGGGGCTAACTTCCAGTCCATGTACCTGGGCACCTGCGACACGCTTCTGCCATTGATGGCTAGCAGCTTCCCGGAGCTCGGTCTGAACCGGGCACACTGCAAGGAGATGTCCTGGATCCAGTCAGTGCCCTACATCTACCTGGGCAGCACCGCGACCGTGGAGGACATCCTAAACCGGGCTACATCCACGACCAGCTTCAGCAAGGCCACGTCCGACTACGTTCGTCAGGCCATCCCCAAGGATGTCTGGGTGCAGATCTTCGCCTGGCTGAGCAAGCCGAACGGCGGGCTGATGATCACCGAGCCTTACGGTGGCAAGATCAGCAGCTTCCCGGAGACGGCGACACCGTTCCCTCACCGTGATGGCGTGCTGTACAACATCCAGTACATGAATTTCTGGTCAGCCGACACGGACGGATCGGCGCAGACGAAGTGGCTCAAAGACTTCTACACGTTCATGGCGCCGTATGTAAGCCAGAACCCAAGGGAGGCGTATGTGAACTACAGGGACCTTGACCTCGGTGAGAATAATGTTGTGGGTAACGTTACCAACTACGAGGCAGCTAAGGTTTGGGGCGAGAAGTACTACAAGGGAAACTTCGAGAGGCTGGCGATGGCGAAGGGCGAGGTGGATCCTGATGACTACTTCAGGAATGAACAAAGCATCCCACCACTAGTGGCTAGCAAGTGA